Proteins encoded within one genomic window of Streptomyces sp. NBC_00523:
- the xseA gene encoding exodeoxyribonuclease VII large subunit, which translates to MALNTSPEAPLPVGDVSRLIGGWIDRLGAVWVEGQITQLSRRPGAGVVFLTLRDPSHDISVSVTCFRQVFDRIADVVSEGARVVVLAKPEWYAPRGQLSLRATEIRPVGIGELLVRLEQLKKSLASEGLFALDRKKPLPFLPQLIGLVCGRASAAERDVLENARRRWPAVRFEVRNTAVQGVHAVNQVVRAVKELDGIPDVDVIVVARGGGSVEDLLPFSDEELIRTVAACRTPVVSAIGHEPDSPLLDLVADVRASTPTDAAKKVVPDVGEELDRVRQLRDRALRTVQGLLDREERGLAHALGRPCMEHPQRMVDEREADVDALAGRARRVLGHLLDRADSELSHTRARVLALSPAATLERGYAVLQRADGHVVREPADAGGAGEPLRARVSGGEFTVRVAE; encoded by the coding sequence ATGGCTCTGAACACTTCCCCGGAAGCGCCGCTGCCCGTCGGTGACGTGTCGCGGCTGATCGGCGGCTGGATCGACCGGCTCGGTGCGGTCTGGGTCGAGGGCCAGATCACGCAGCTGTCCCGGCGGCCCGGTGCCGGGGTGGTGTTCCTGACGCTGCGCGACCCGTCGCACGACATCTCGGTGAGCGTGACGTGCTTCCGGCAGGTCTTCGACCGGATCGCCGACGTCGTCTCGGAGGGCGCGCGGGTCGTCGTCCTCGCCAAGCCGGAGTGGTACGCGCCCCGGGGGCAGCTGTCGCTGCGGGCGACGGAGATACGGCCGGTGGGCATCGGTGAGCTGCTGGTGCGCCTCGAACAGCTGAAGAAGTCCCTGGCCTCCGAGGGTCTGTTCGCCCTGGACCGGAAGAAGCCGCTGCCCTTCCTGCCGCAGCTGATCGGCCTGGTCTGCGGCCGGGCCTCGGCCGCCGAGCGCGATGTCCTGGAGAACGCCCGCCGCCGGTGGCCCGCCGTCCGCTTCGAGGTCCGCAACACCGCCGTGCAGGGGGTGCACGCGGTGAACCAGGTGGTGCGGGCGGTCAAGGAGCTGGACGGCATCCCGGACGTGGACGTGATCGTCGTGGCGCGCGGCGGCGGCAGCGTCGAGGACCTGCTGCCGTTCTCGGACGAGGAGCTGATCCGTACGGTCGCGGCGTGCCGTACGCCGGTGGTCTCGGCGATCGGGCACGAGCCGGACTCCCCGCTGCTCGACCTCGTCGCGGACGTACGGGCCTCGACGCCCACGGACGCGGCGAAGAAGGTCGTGCCCGACGTGGGCGAGGAGCTGGACCGGGTGCGGCAGCTGCGGGACCGGGCCCTGCGGACGGTCCAGGGGCTGCTCGACCGGGAGGAGCGGGGCCTGGCCCACGCGCTGGGGCGGCCCTGCATGGAGCACCCGCAGCGGATGGTGGACGAGCGCGAGGCGGACGTCGACGCGCTGGCCGGGCGCGCCCGGCGGGTGCTGGGCCATCTGCTGGACCGGGCCGATTCGGAGCTGTCCCACACCAGGGCCCGGGTCCTCGCGCTCTCCCCCGCCGCGACCCTGGAGCGCGGTTACGCGGTGCTCCAGCGCGCCGACGGGCACGTGGTGCGGGAGCCCGCGGACGCGGGCGGGGCCGGGGAGCCGCTGCGGGCCCGGGTGTCGGGGGGCGAGTTCACGGTGCGGGTCGCGGAGTAG
- a CDS encoding APC family permease, with translation MADSGTESGSDGSTEQARLRRTLGFRDLVVYGLLFIAPMAPVGVFGTLDAKSDGAVALVYVAATVVMAFTAFSYAQMVRVAPMAGSVFAYARKGLGEGPGFIAGWMAMLDYLLIPAVAYLFSGIAMNSLVPEVSRWVWTALAVVLTTLLNLWGVRAAARVGFAVLAMEIVVLLVFVVSAVVVLVRDGAQRGWLSPLTGDSGFSMTAVLGAVSVAVLSYLGFDAIASFAEEVTGGSAQVARAVLFCLVLAGTLFVAQAYLAALLEPMTSAELTADPGAQGSAFYDTVDAAVGTWLHDLVAVSKAIGAAFAALAGQAAAGRLLFAMARERRLPGLLSKVDPRSGVPRVAILIAAVVTLVAAVWAARRDDGLDHLVSVVDIGALTAFVLLHASVVGWFVVRRREGEPSWWRHLVVPVVGAGVLIAVIVEATGSAQVVGACWLAVGLVVVLVQRGRRGVAP, from the coding sequence ATGGCCGACAGCGGTACGGAATCCGGCAGCGACGGCTCCACGGAGCAGGCGCGCCTGCGGCGGACCCTCGGCTTCCGGGACCTGGTGGTCTACGGGCTGCTCTTCATCGCCCCGATGGCCCCCGTCGGCGTGTTCGGGACGCTGGACGCGAAGTCGGACGGTGCGGTCGCGCTGGTGTACGTCGCCGCGACCGTCGTGATGGCGTTCACCGCGTTCAGCTACGCGCAGATGGTGCGGGTCGCCCCGATGGCCGGGTCGGTGTTCGCGTACGCCCGCAAGGGGCTCGGCGAGGGGCCGGGGTTCATCGCCGGGTGGATGGCGATGCTGGACTACCTGCTGATCCCGGCCGTGGCGTACCTCTTCTCGGGGATCGCGATGAACTCGCTGGTCCCGGAGGTCTCGCGGTGGGTCTGGACTGCGCTCGCGGTGGTCCTGACGACGTTGCTCAACCTGTGGGGCGTGCGGGCCGCCGCCCGGGTCGGTTTCGCGGTGCTGGCGATGGAGATCGTGGTGCTGCTGGTGTTCGTGGTGTCCGCCGTGGTGGTGCTCGTACGGGACGGGGCGCAGCGCGGCTGGCTGTCGCCGCTCACCGGGGATTCCGGGTTCTCCATGACGGCGGTGCTGGGCGCGGTGTCCGTGGCGGTGCTCTCGTATCTCGGGTTCGACGCCATCGCCTCGTTCGCGGAGGAGGTGACGGGCGGCTCGGCTCAGGTGGCGCGGGCGGTGCTGTTCTGCCTGGTGCTCGCGGGGACGCTGTTCGTGGCGCAGGCGTATCTGGCGGCCCTGCTGGAGCCGATGACCTCGGCGGAGCTGACCGCCGATCCGGGGGCGCAGGGCTCGGCGTTCTACGACACGGTGGACGCCGCGGTGGGGACCTGGCTGCACGATCTGGTGGCCGTCAGCAAGGCGATCGGGGCGGCGTTCGCGGCACTGGCGGGGCAGGCGGCGGCGGGGCGGCTGCTGTTCGCGATGGCCCGGGAGCGGCGGCTGCCGGGGCTGCTGTCGAAGGTCGATCCGCGCTCGGGGGTGCCCCGGGTGGCGATCCTGATCGCGGCCGTCGTGACGCTGGTGGCGGCGGTGTGGGCGGCGCGGCGCGACGACGGGCTCGACCATCTGGTCTCGGTGGTGGACATCGGCGCGCTGACGGCGTTCGTGCTGCTGCACGCGTCGGTGGTCGGCTGGTTCGTGGTGCGGCGGAGGGAGGGCGAGCCGAGCTGGTGGCGCCATCTGGTGGTGCCGGTGGTGGGGGCCGGGGTGCTGATCGCGGTGATCGTGGAGGCGACGGGGAGCGCGCAGGTGGTGGGCGCCTGCTGGCTGGCCGTGGGTCTGGTGGTGGTCCTGGTGCAGCGGGGGCGGCGGGGCGTGGCCCCGTAA
- a CDS encoding 4-hydroxy-3-methylbut-2-enyl diphosphate reductase — translation MGRMTATTPRRVLLAAPRGYCAGVDRAVIAVEKALEQYGSPVYVRHEIVHNKYVVQTLEKKGAIFVEETAEVPEGSIVMFSAHGVAPTVHQEAAERKLATIDATCPLVTKVHKEAVRFAQDDFDILLIGHEGHEEVIGTSGEAPEHITLVDGPEDVENVEVRDPSKVVWLSQTTLSVDETMETVGALKEKFPLLISPPSDDICYATQNRQIAVKQMGADADLVIVVGSKNSSNSVRLVEVALGAGAGASHLVDGADEIDEAWLDGVSTVGVTSGASVPEVLVDGVLAWLAERGFEDVEIVKAAEESIVFSLPKELRRDLRAEAAALKGE, via the coding sequence ATGGGACGCATGACTGCTACGACCCCCCGACGCGTCCTCCTCGCCGCTCCCCGTGGCTACTGCGCGGGCGTGGACCGTGCCGTGATCGCCGTGGAGAAGGCCCTGGAGCAGTACGGCTCCCCGGTCTACGTGCGCCACGAGATCGTCCACAACAAGTACGTCGTACAGACCCTGGAGAAGAAGGGCGCGATCTTCGTCGAGGAGACGGCGGAGGTCCCCGAGGGCTCGATCGTCATGTTCTCCGCGCACGGCGTCGCCCCGACCGTGCACCAGGAGGCGGCCGAGCGGAAGCTCGCCACGATCGACGCGACCTGCCCGCTCGTCACCAAGGTCCACAAGGAGGCCGTCCGCTTCGCGCAGGACGACTTCGACATCCTCCTCATCGGCCACGAGGGCCACGAGGAGGTCATCGGCACCTCCGGCGAGGCCCCCGAGCACATCACCCTGGTCGACGGCCCCGAGGACGTCGAGAACGTCGAGGTGCGCGACCCGTCGAAGGTCGTCTGGCTCTCCCAGACCACCCTCTCCGTGGACGAGACGATGGAGACGGTCGGCGCGCTCAAGGAGAAGTTCCCGCTGCTGATCTCGCCGCCCAGCGACGACATCTGCTATGCCACGCAGAACCGCCAGATCGCCGTGAAGCAGATGGGCGCCGACGCGGACCTGGTGATCGTCGTCGGCTCGAAGAACTCCTCCAACTCGGTCCGCCTGGTCGAGGTCGCCCTCGGCGCGGGCGCGGGTGCATCGCACCTGGTCGACGGTGCCGACGAGATCGACGAGGCGTGGCTGGACGGCGTCTCCACGGTCGGCGTCACCTCCGGCGCCTCCGTGCCCGAGGTGCTGGTCGACGGCGTGCTGGCGTGGCTGGCCGAGCGGGGTTTCGAGGACGTCGAGATCGTGAAGGCCGCCGAGGAGTCGATCGTCTTCTCGCTGCCGAAGGAGCTGCGCCGCGACCTGCGCGCGGAGGCGGCGGCCCTGAAGGGCGAGTAG
- the ppgK gene encoding polyphosphate--glucose phosphotransferase, which translates to MEIFGVDIGGSGIKGAPVDLDRGDLAQERHKVLTPHPATPKDVAGCVAEVVGHFDWKGPVGVTFPGVVTDGLTRTAANVDKGWIDQDARHLLGEKLGLPVTVLNDADAAGIAEMTFGAGRGRKGTVIMLTFGTGIGSALFIDGKLVPNTELGHLELNGHDAEKHASTKAKEDEDLGWHHWARRVQKYLAHVEMLFSPELFIIGGGISRKADKFLPLIEHVRAEMVPAELQNNAGIVGAAMAAKAAASD; encoded by the coding sequence ATGGAGATCTTCGGCGTGGACATCGGCGGATCCGGGATCAAGGGCGCTCCCGTGGACCTGGACCGCGGAGACCTGGCGCAGGAGCGCCACAAAGTACTGACACCGCACCCGGCGACGCCCAAGGACGTCGCCGGGTGCGTGGCGGAGGTCGTCGGCCACTTCGACTGGAAGGGCCCGGTGGGGGTCACCTTCCCGGGCGTCGTCACGGACGGCCTCACCCGCACCGCGGCCAACGTCGACAAGGGCTGGATCGACCAGGACGCCCGTCACCTGCTCGGCGAGAAGCTGGGCCTCCCGGTCACCGTGCTCAACGACGCGGACGCGGCGGGCATCGCCGAGATGACGTTCGGCGCGGGCCGGGGCCGCAAGGGCACCGTGATCATGCTGACCTTCGGTACGGGGATCGGCAGCGCGCTCTTCATCGACGGCAAACTCGTCCCCAACACGGAGCTCGGCCACCTGGAGCTCAACGGCCACGACGCGGAGAAGCACGCCTCCACGAAGGCCAAGGAGGACGAGGACCTGGGCTGGCACCACTGGGCCCGCCGGGTCCAGAAGTACCTGGCCCACGTGGAGATGCTGTTCTCGCCCGAACTGTTCATCATCGGCGGCGGGATCAGCCGCAAGGCCGACAAGTTCCTGCCGCTGATCGAGCACGTACGGGCGGAGATGGTCCCGGCGGAGCTCCAGAACAACGCGGGGATCGTGGGCGCGGCGATGGCCGCGAAGGCGGCCGCCTCGGACTGA
- a CDS encoding DUF6542 domain-containing protein yields the protein MSAPAGRPVPPAVGVLRRLPNPRLTGIGAGLFAAAAMFLIGCLDWLLFDESPVVFGVLFLPVSALTALWVRPADLVTAPISVPIAFALGIAPIAGGGGGLGGRTMAVVTALAVHAGWLYGGTLVAGLITSVRKVRLMRARQRRLMQAAHTARPAAATASPAPAGRAAGRAPRRPSQR from the coding sequence ATGAGCGCGCCCGCCGGGCGGCCGGTCCCGCCCGCCGTGGGCGTTCTGCGCAGGCTGCCCAATCCCCGGCTCACCGGGATCGGCGCCGGGCTCTTCGCGGCCGCCGCGATGTTCCTGATCGGGTGCCTGGACTGGCTGCTGTTCGACGAGTCGCCGGTCGTGTTCGGCGTGCTGTTCCTGCCGGTCAGCGCACTCACCGCGCTCTGGGTGCGGCCGGCGGACCTGGTGACCGCGCCCATCAGCGTGCCCATCGCCTTCGCGCTCGGGATCGCCCCGATCGCCGGCGGCGGCGGGGGGCTCGGCGGCCGGACCATGGCCGTCGTCACCGCGCTCGCCGTGCACGCCGGCTGGCTGTACGGCGGCACCCTCGTCGCGGGCCTCATCACTTCCGTACGCAAGGTGCGGCTGATGCGGGCCCGGCAGCGGCGGCTGATGCAGGCCGCGCACACCGCCCGGCCGGCCGCCGCCACCGCCTCGCCGGCACCCGCGGGCCGCGCGGCGGGGCGGGCACCCCGCCGCCCCTCGCAGCGCTGA
- a CDS encoding helix-turn-helix domain-containing protein, with the protein MVRSSRGEVSPGLWRREAGTVVRRAGALPERAADSGAVVAEFRIVPAPTEWAQHAHRLHELVWVRGGTLTSRVGDRVFTVFEGHGLWMPAGVVHAGRATEGARFHSAFFAPDRTPFAFGEPKAIAMTPLLVSLLTHLSRTDLAEDARLRAEAVVFDVIEPSEHELALRLPGDPRIDAIAEALLDDPADGRSLEEWARQLGTSDRTITRAFRQSTGLSFAQWRQMLRVHRALMLLSDGFDVMSVSEHLGYAQPSSFIAAFRRVMGTTPGAFSGAFTASGDVRNPVSGGENAGLSA; encoded by the coding sequence ATGGTCCGGTCGTCCCGTGGTGAGGTGAGCCCGGGGCTGTGGCGCCGCGAGGCGGGCACGGTCGTACGCCGGGCCGGGGCGCTCCCCGAGCGGGCGGCGGACTCCGGCGCCGTCGTCGCCGAGTTCCGGATCGTCCCCGCCCCCACGGAGTGGGCCCAGCACGCGCACCGGCTGCACGAACTCGTCTGGGTGCGCGGCGGGACGCTGACGTCCCGGGTGGGCGACCGGGTCTTCACCGTGTTCGAGGGGCACGGGCTCTGGATGCCCGCCGGGGTGGTGCACGCGGGCCGGGCGACGGAGGGCGCGCGCTTCCACAGCGCCTTCTTCGCCCCCGACCGCACGCCCTTCGCCTTCGGGGAGCCGAAGGCGATCGCGATGACCCCGCTGCTCGTATCGCTGCTGACCCACCTGTCGCGCACGGACCTCGCCGAGGACGCCCGGCTGCGGGCGGAGGCCGTCGTCTTCGACGTGATCGAGCCCTCCGAGCACGAGCTGGCGCTACGGCTGCCCGGCGACCCCCGGATCGACGCGATCGCCGAAGCGCTGCTGGACGACCCCGCCGACGGCCGCTCGCTGGAGGAGTGGGCGCGGCAGCTGGGGACCAGCGACCGCACGATCACCCGCGCGTTCCGGCAGTCGACCGGGCTCTCCTTCGCGCAGTGGCGGCAGATGCTGCGGGTGCACCGGGCGCTGATGCTCCTGTCCGACGGCTTCGATGTGATGTCCGTCTCCGAACACCTCGGCTACGCGCAGCCCAGCTCCTTCATCGCCGCGTTCCGGCGCGTCATGGGCACCACGCCCGGCGCCTTCTCCGGGGCGTTCACGGCCTCCGGGGATGTCCGGAATCCCGTATCGGGTGGCGAGAACGCCGGATTGTCTGCATGA
- a CDS encoding ABC transporter ATP-binding protein translates to MFTSPFRRAGRLPDGPAAPASALHGRDLVLRYGGEPVVHGVSVTLEPGRVTALVGPNGSGKSTLLRALSRLHPVDGGKVTLGAPGGAAERDAALLSPRGFAREVTLFSQSRPAPQGLTVAEVVAFGRHPYRRGFAGPTPEDGAAVDRAMGVTGVREMADRQVGELSGGEMQRVWLAACLAQDTGVVLLDEPTNHLDLRYQFETLDLVRDLVERHGLAVGIVLHDLDQASRIADTLVLMHAGRIHAAGAPADVLTSENIGLVYDIRVDVALDPRTGRLRIDPLGRHLT, encoded by the coding sequence ATGTTCACAAGCCCCTTCCGTCGTGCCGGAAGACTCCCGGACGGCCCCGCCGCACCGGCGTCCGCGCTCCACGGGCGCGACCTGGTGCTGCGCTACGGCGGCGAGCCGGTCGTCCACGGCGTCTCGGTCACCCTGGAGCCCGGCCGCGTGACCGCCCTCGTGGGGCCGAACGGCAGCGGCAAGTCCACGCTGCTGCGCGCGCTCTCCCGGCTGCACCCGGTGGACGGCGGCAAGGTCACCCTCGGCGCCCCCGGCGGGGCGGCCGAGCGCGACGCGGCCCTGCTCAGCCCGCGCGGCTTCGCCCGCGAGGTCACCCTGTTCTCCCAGTCGCGGCCCGCACCCCAGGGGCTGACGGTCGCGGAGGTCGTCGCGTTCGGGCGCCACCCCTACCGGCGCGGCTTCGCCGGACCCACCCCCGAGGACGGCGCCGCCGTCGACCGCGCCATGGGCGTCACCGGCGTCCGGGAGATGGCGGACCGGCAGGTCGGGGAGCTCTCCGGCGGCGAGATGCAGCGCGTCTGGCTCGCGGCCTGCCTCGCCCAGGACACCGGCGTCGTGCTGCTGGACGAACCGACCAACCACCTGGACCTGCGCTACCAGTTCGAGACGCTCGACCTGGTCCGGGACCTCGTGGAACGGCACGGCCTCGCCGTCGGCATCGTGCTCCACGACCTCGACCAGGCGTCCCGGATCGCCGACACGCTGGTCCTCATGCACGCCGGCCGCATCCACGCGGCGGGCGCCCCCGCCGACGTGCTCACCTCCGAGAACATCGGCCTGGTCTACGACATCCGCGTCGACGTCGCCCTCGACCCGCGTACGGGCCGGCTGCGCATCGACCCCCTCGGGCGCCACCTCACCTGA
- a CDS encoding iron-siderophore ABC transporter substrate-binding protein — protein MNRASRLTAAATTGLALFALAACGTTDADDVTSKSTAKAAPASKSCADDTTATSTKPVSLTDGVGRQVKLDKPAKRIAVLEWQQVEDALTLCVTPAAVSDAKGYSTWVSAEKLPGGVTDIGTREEPDLDTLYAAKPDLIVVEAFDAKDEMIKKLEKRGVPVLATRGANPKDPIGNMRQVFSMIGEATGRTERADQVLKEFDAHLAKAKQQVTDADLPTKDFVFFDGWLEGNNLTVRPYSDGALFTELGKELGLKPAWTSSVNKEHGDGGVDPAYGLAQTDVEGLVAVGDANLFYANDEGAGGYVAALRKNPIWKKLPAVKEGRAHAFPARVWGAGGPRSNEQAIDAYVDVLDKK, from the coding sequence ATGAACCGCGCCAGCCGCCTGACGGCCGCAGCCACGACCGGGCTCGCCCTGTTCGCCCTCGCCGCCTGCGGCACGACCGACGCCGACGACGTCACGTCCAAGAGCACCGCCAAGGCCGCCCCCGCGTCCAAGAGCTGCGCCGACGACACCACGGCCACGTCGACGAAGCCGGTCTCCCTCACGGACGGCGTCGGCCGCCAGGTGAAGCTCGACAAGCCCGCCAAGCGCATCGCGGTCCTGGAGTGGCAGCAGGTCGAGGACGCGCTGACGCTGTGCGTCACGCCCGCCGCCGTCTCCGACGCGAAGGGCTACAGCACCTGGGTCAGCGCGGAGAAGCTGCCTGGCGGGGTGACCGACATCGGCACTCGCGAGGAGCCCGACCTCGACACCCTGTACGCGGCCAAGCCCGATCTCATCGTCGTGGAGGCGTTCGACGCCAAGGACGAGATGATCAAGAAGCTGGAGAAGCGGGGTGTGCCCGTGCTCGCCACGCGCGGCGCCAACCCGAAGGACCCGATCGGCAACATGCGCCAGGTCTTCAGCATGATCGGCGAGGCCACCGGGCGCACCGAGCGCGCCGACCAGGTGCTCAAGGAGTTCGACGCCCACCTCGCGAAGGCCAAGCAGCAGGTCACCGACGCCGACCTGCCGACGAAGGACTTCGTGTTCTTCGACGGCTGGCTGGAGGGCAACAACCTCACCGTCCGCCCCTACAGCGACGGCGCCCTCTTCACCGAGCTGGGCAAGGAGCTCGGCCTGAAGCCCGCGTGGACCAGCAGCGTCAACAAGGAGCACGGCGACGGAGGCGTCGACCCCGCCTACGGCCTCGCGCAGACCGACGTCGAGGGCCTCGTCGCGGTGGGCGACGCCAACCTCTTCTACGCCAACGACGAGGGCGCCGGCGGCTACGTCGCCGCGCTCCGGAAGAACCCGATCTGGAAGAAGCTCCCGGCCGTCAAGGAAGGCCGCGCCCACGCCTTCCCGGCCCGGGTCTGGGGCGCCGGCGGCCCCCGCTCCAACGAGCAGGCGATCGACGCCTACGTCGACGTACTCGACAAGAAGTGA
- a CDS encoding iron ABC transporter permease, whose translation MSAVRTAPPAEGAPPRPLKERGGAPAGAAVLAVLLAATVLVGLWHLTQGTSGVGVGDLVRHLAGQKDSADGAPVGEILTGSRLPRLFAGVAVGFALGCAGTLLQSVTHNALASPDTLAVSAGSYFAVSLVAAFGLSVPLWASGVVAFAGGLVAAALVLLLAGRAAGTSGTRLILAGSALAMALDSATGMLLILFKQNTTGLYAWGSGSLSQLDIDASLRAIPLVVLVLCAALALSRRLDVMNLGDDTAATLGVPIRSTRVYAVVCAVLLTSTAVTLAGPMAFVGLGAPVLARLIAGRARALRRHLLLIPAAGLLGALLILLADAVLRAVQGADGAASIPTGVPTALLGSVVIVVLALRLRDTGRIQQPPRARVAARSRRAYLLVVTGAAVLLAVAALVGTLAGSLWLKTGDIALWVQGTAPDLIGAALDDRVPRVTAAILAGMALGLAGCVVQGTVRNPLAEPGILGITAGAGLGAAGVVTSGLGGGRTVLVAVAVAAGLATFAVIALLAWRGGFLPDRFVLIGIGVGYGLSAVTTFLLLRADPYNTPRIFTWLSGTTYGRTFSDTVPVAVALALALPVLLAVRERLDLLAVDEDTPRIVGVRVERTRFAALAIAAVLAALSVIAIGVVGFVGLVAPHLARSLVGARQARTIPVAMLLGGVLVCVADALGRTVAAPSQVPAGLMIALVGAPYFVWVLKQSRA comes from the coding sequence GTGAGCGCCGTACGCACCGCGCCACCCGCCGAGGGAGCGCCGCCGCGTCCACTCAAGGAACGCGGCGGCGCTCCCGCCGGGGCGGCCGTTCTGGCGGTCCTCCTCGCCGCGACCGTCCTCGTCGGCCTGTGGCACCTGACCCAGGGCACCTCGGGCGTCGGCGTCGGCGACCTGGTGCGCCACCTCGCCGGACAGAAGGACAGCGCCGACGGCGCCCCGGTCGGTGAGATCCTCACCGGCTCCCGGCTGCCGCGCCTCTTCGCGGGCGTCGCGGTCGGCTTCGCCCTGGGCTGCGCCGGCACCCTGCTCCAGTCCGTCACGCACAACGCGCTGGCCTCGCCCGACACCCTCGCGGTCTCGGCCGGGTCCTACTTCGCCGTCTCGCTGGTCGCCGCCTTCGGCCTCTCCGTACCGCTGTGGGCCTCGGGCGTCGTCGCCTTCGCCGGCGGCCTGGTCGCGGCGGCGCTCGTGCTGCTCCTCGCGGGCCGGGCGGCGGGCACCTCGGGCACCCGCCTCATCCTCGCCGGATCGGCGCTGGCGATGGCCCTGGACTCCGCGACCGGGATGCTCCTCATCCTGTTCAAGCAGAACACCACCGGCCTCTACGCCTGGGGCAGCGGCTCGCTCTCGCAGCTCGACATCGACGCGTCGCTGCGCGCCATCCCCCTCGTCGTCCTGGTGCTCTGCGCCGCCCTCGCCCTCTCCCGGCGCCTCGACGTGATGAACCTCGGCGACGACACCGCGGCCACCCTCGGCGTCCCGATCCGGAGCACCCGGGTGTACGCCGTGGTCTGCGCGGTCCTCCTCACCAGCACCGCGGTCACCCTCGCGGGCCCGATGGCGTTCGTCGGCCTCGGCGCCCCCGTCCTGGCCCGCCTGATCGCCGGACGGGCCCGCGCACTGCGCCGCCACCTGCTCCTGATCCCCGCGGCCGGCCTGCTCGGCGCGCTGCTCATCCTGCTCGCGGACGCCGTCCTGCGCGCGGTGCAGGGGGCGGACGGAGCGGCCTCCATCCCCACCGGGGTGCCGACCGCGCTGCTCGGCTCCGTCGTGATCGTGGTCCTCGCACTGCGGCTGCGCGACACGGGCCGCATCCAGCAGCCGCCACGGGCCCGGGTCGCCGCCCGGTCCCGGCGCGCGTACCTCCTCGTGGTGACCGGCGCGGCGGTCCTGCTGGCCGTGGCCGCCCTCGTCGGCACCCTGGCGGGGAGCCTCTGGCTGAAGACCGGGGACATCGCCCTCTGGGTCCAGGGCACCGCCCCCGACCTGATCGGGGCCGCCCTGGACGACAGGGTGCCCCGGGTCACCGCCGCGATCCTCGCCGGCATGGCGCTCGGACTCGCCGGATGCGTGGTGCAGGGCACCGTACGCAACCCGCTCGCTGAGCCCGGAATCCTCGGCATCACGGCGGGCGCCGGTCTCGGCGCCGCGGGCGTCGTCACCTCGGGGCTCGGCGGCGGACGGACGGTGCTCGTCGCAGTCGCCGTCGCGGCCGGGCTCGCCACCTTCGCGGTGATCGCCCTGCTGGCCTGGCGCGGAGGCTTCCTGCCCGACCGGTTCGTCCTGATCGGCATCGGTGTGGGGTACGGCCTCAGCGCGGTGACCACGTTCCTGCTGCTGCGCGCCGACCCGTACAACACGCCCCGCATCTTCACCTGGCTCTCCGGCACGACCTACGGCCGTACGTTCTCCGACACCGTCCCGGTCGCGGTGGCCCTGGCCCTCGCCCTGCCCGTACTGCTGGCCGTGCGCGAACGGCTCGACCTGCTCGCCGTCGACGAGGACACCCCGCGCATCGTCGGCGTCAGGGTGGAGCGCACCCGCTTCGCGGCCCTGGCGATCGCCGCCGTGCTCGCCGCGCTCAGCGTGATCGCCATCGGCGTCGTCGGCTTCGTGGGGCTCGTCGCCCCGCACCTCGCCCGTTCCCTGGTGGGCGCCCGGCAGGCCCGGACGATCCCGGTCGCGATGCTGCTCGGCGGGGTGCTGGTGTGCGTGGCGGACGCGCTCGGGCGCACCGTCGCGGCCCCCTCCCAGGTACCGGCCGGGCTGATGATCGCGCTGGTGGGCGCGCCGTACTTCGTGTGGGTGCTGAAGCAGTCCCGTGCGTGA